From one Citrobacter sp. Marseille-Q6884 genomic stretch:
- a CDS encoding ASCH domain-containing protein: MANLQLAVNGEYFDQMKSGEKTEEYRLVNKYWCRRLSHGHNQKLPRRFDRLIITRGYPKRDDMSRRIDVPYAGYEVKVITHPHFGPEPVKVFAIKVNI; the protein is encoded by the coding sequence GGCAGTTAACGGTGAATACTTCGACCAGATGAAGTCAGGAGAGAAGACGGAAGAGTATCGCCTGGTTAATAAATACTGGTGTCGCAGGCTATCGCATGGTCACAACCAAAAGCTACCGCGACGATTTGATCGCCTTATTATCACCCGCGGATATCCAAAGCGTGATGATATGAGTAGGCGTATCGATGTCCCATATGCTGGATATGAAGTGAAGGTGATAACTCACCCTCACTTCGGGCCGGAGCCGGTTAAAGTGTTCGCTATCAAGGTGAATATTTAA
- a CDS encoding antiterminator Q family protein, giving the protein MKLELTADQHRWIDNWLHLWGAWAQTGKIDKSMINMIANFMATVEGQQSSRPMCSDDDGMLIDAVLRHYLKNVDENAWRVIFAYYVCNSSEIRIASWQHAVSKPRLMKTRAGNQYKRPSLSTTRREVKETINAALFCLYQPLQNAFNGRESVRKVAKNVHNVLAFQ; this is encoded by the coding sequence ATGAAACTGGAACTAACTGCAGATCAACATCGCTGGATAGATAACTGGCTTCACCTTTGGGGCGCGTGGGCTCAGACCGGTAAAATCGACAAATCGATGATTAACATGATCGCCAATTTCATGGCGACAGTCGAAGGGCAACAATCCAGCCGACCGATGTGTAGTGATGATGATGGCATGCTGATTGATGCAGTGCTGCGTCATTACCTGAAGAACGTCGATGAAAACGCGTGGCGGGTAATTTTCGCTTACTACGTCTGCAACTCCAGCGAGATACGGATCGCCTCATGGCAGCATGCTGTCAGCAAACCACGCCTGATGAAGACCCGCGCCGGTAACCAGTACAAGCGCCCGAGCCTTTCTACTACTCGCAGAGAAGTGAAAGAAACCATCAATGCAGCGTTGTTCTGTTTGTATCAACCGCTGCAAAATGCTTTCAACGGTCGTGAAAGTGTGAGGAAAGTTGCAAAAAATGTTCACAACGTGCTTGCATTCCAATGA
- a CDS encoding lysozyme, with product MSPALRNSVLGAIGGGAIAIASVLITGPNGNDGLEGIRYEPYQDVVGVWTVCWGHAGKDIILGKTYTKSECQALLDKDLNTVARQINPYIKVPIPETTRGALYSFVYNVGAGNFKTSTLLRKINQGDIQGACEQLKRWNKAGGVVWKGLITRREIEREVCEWGQK from the coding sequence ATGTCTCCAGCATTGCGGAACAGCGTACTTGGTGCCATTGGTGGCGGGGCTATTGCTATAGCTTCTGTGCTGATCACCGGTCCGAATGGTAATGATGGACTCGAAGGCATCCGATACGAGCCGTATCAGGATGTTGTTGGGGTGTGGACCGTGTGCTGGGGTCATGCCGGCAAAGACATTATCCTCGGCAAGACCTACACAAAATCCGAGTGTCAGGCGCTGCTTGATAAAGACCTGAACACCGTGGCGCGTCAGATTAACCCGTACATTAAGGTTCCCATTCCAGAAACGACTCGAGGGGCGCTTTACTCATTTGTCTACAACGTCGGCGCTGGCAACTTCAAAACATCCACACTGCTACGCAAAATCAACCAGGGTGACATCCAAGGTGCATGCGAACAGTTAAAGCGATGGAATAAAGCCGGTGGCGTTGTCTGGAAAGGATTGATTACCCGGCGTGAAATTGAGCGTGAAGTCTGCGAGTGGGGGCAGAAATGA
- a CDS encoding class II holin family protein, giving the protein MYRMDKLTTGIAYGASATNTGYWLLQLTDRVSPSQWAAIGVIGSLVFGLLTYLTNLYFKIREDRRKAARGE; this is encoded by the coding sequence ATGTATCGAATGGACAAACTAACAACGGGCATCGCCTATGGAGCTTCAGCCACCAACACCGGCTACTGGTTGTTGCAGCTAACAGATCGTGTGTCTCCATCACAATGGGCGGCAATTGGTGTCATTGGAAGTCTGGTGTTTGGCCTTCTGACGTATCTGACAAATCTCTATTTCAAAATCAGAGAGGATCGGCGTAAAGCCGCACGAGGTGAATAA
- a CDS encoding DUF2560 family protein, translating into MAELNTMTDEQKFKLEIYKLVMSQNAAAEEAFSFIGTDQLKLELFKIHFQAGGANSDVTTRTIEAVRKSKEALGLFTTGA; encoded by the coding sequence ATGGCAGAGCTAAATACCATGACTGACGAACAGAAATTCAAGTTAGAAATTTACAAGCTGGTCATGAGCCAGAATGCGGCCGCTGAAGAAGCTTTCTCCTTTATCGGGACTGACCAATTGAAACTGGAGTTGTTCAAAATCCACTTTCAGGCAGGCGGCGCGAATTCAGATGTCACTACTCGAACGATTGAGGCTGTGCGCAAATCGAAAGAAGCGTTGGGCCTTTTCACTACCGGAGCATGA
- a CDS encoding recombination protein NinB, giving the protein MKQQFHLVNESVKQNAINYIRELPVDAKRPLILDIKEMTRTAQQNRKLWPLLKDLSDQVLWFGNKYDSDDWKDLITAMVAKSNKQEQRMAPGLDGGIVMFGQRTSKMTVRQMVEVIEAIYWFGTQQNVKFSDKSRIEIEWAKQWGDRNA; this is encoded by the coding sequence ATGAAGCAACAATTCCACCTCGTAAACGAATCCGTAAAGCAGAACGCCATCAACTACATTCGTGAGTTGCCGGTCGACGCTAAGCGTCCACTGATTCTCGACATCAAAGAGATGACCCGCACTGCTCAGCAAAACCGTAAATTATGGCCTCTGCTGAAAGACCTCTCCGATCAGGTTCTCTGGTTTGGAAACAAATACGACTCAGACGACTGGAAAGATTTGATAACCGCAATGGTCGCAAAGTCCAATAAGCAGGAGCAACGAATGGCTCCAGGTCTGGATGGCGGAATTGTGATGTTCGGTCAACGTACCAGCAAGATGACTGTGCGCCAGATGGTAGAAGTCATCGAGGCAATCTACTGGTTCGGCACTCAGCAGAACGTCAAATTCAGCGACAAGTCACGCATTGAAATTGAATGGGCTAAGCAGTGGGGTGATCGCAATGCGTAA
- a CDS encoding lysis protein gives MSRLTAIIIAVVVCIIVSLGWAVNHYRDNASEYKKQRDEKTKALNMANDTITDMQTRQRDVAALDTKYTQDLADAKKQLDDLQRCVRDGKCGLRVNAKCPTNGATGTGSLGDASGPRLTDSAQRDYFTLRERIATVTKQVEYLQDYIKTQCLR, from the coding sequence ATGAGCCGGTTAACCGCAATCATCATTGCCGTTGTCGTCTGCATCATCGTGTCGCTTGGCTGGGCTGTTAATCACTACCGCGATAACGCCTCCGAATACAAGAAACAGCGCGACGAGAAAACTAAGGCGCTGAATATGGCTAACGACACTATCACCGACATGCAGACCCGCCAGCGTGATGTTGCTGCTCTGGATACCAAATACACTCAGGACTTAGCTGATGCGAAAAAGCAGCTTGATGATTTGCAGCGTTGCGTTCGTGATGGCAAGTGTGGGTTGCGCGTCAACGCAAAATGTCCCACGAACGGAGCGACCGGCACCGGCAGCCTGGGCGATGCTTCCGGCCCCCGACTTACAGACTCCGCTCAACGGGATTATTTCACCCTCAGAGAGCGAATTGCCACAGTGACTAAGCAGGTCGAATATCTGCAGGACTACATCAAGACGCAGTGCCTGAGGTAA
- a CDS encoding recombination protein NinG, whose translation MRKPTSRSCKICKTKFTAIYDNVWWCCPEHGFEYSQLLLAKKKLAAERKRKQEAQQERRELKVRKAALKPLSHWISITQRVFNDYIRARDGKVCISCGSKTAISYHAGHYRTTAAASQLRFNEDNCSSQCAACNVHKSGSITEYRSGLIKKIGLQRVLDLESDSRVVKYTKDSLAEIRQTYRKKLKEILND comes from the coding sequence ATGCGTAAACCAACCAGCCGCAGCTGCAAAATCTGCAAGACCAAATTCACCGCTATCTACGACAACGTATGGTGGTGCTGTCCTGAGCATGGCTTCGAGTACAGCCAACTCCTGTTAGCCAAGAAGAAACTGGCAGCCGAGCGCAAGCGCAAGCAGGAGGCGCAGCAGGAACGCCGTGAGCTGAAGGTTAGGAAAGCCGCACTTAAACCTCTCAGCCACTGGATCAGCATTACTCAGCGCGTTTTCAATGACTACATCAGGGCCAGAGATGGGAAGGTTTGCATTAGCTGTGGCAGCAAAACCGCCATCAGTTACCACGCTGGTCACTACAGAACGACAGCTGCAGCATCTCAGCTTCGGTTCAATGAAGATAATTGCTCCAGCCAATGCGCCGCATGCAACGTTCATAAGTCAGGTTCAATCACAGAGTATAGGTCTGGGCTTATCAAAAAAATTGGCCTTCAGAGAGTGTTGGACCTCGAATCAGACAGCCGAGTAGTGAAGTACACAAAAGATTCACTAGCGGAAATCCGTCAAACCTACCGTAAGAAACTCAAGGAGATCCTCAATGATTAA